A single genomic interval of Amycolatopsis albispora harbors:
- a CDS encoding VOC family protein yields MKLSSFYPVICADAATVAATRDFYVEHFGFEVTFDSGWYVSLRRGSYELGIVDHTHPSVPEGSRRPVAGLILNFEVDDVDAEHRHLVEEAGLPLAQPLRSEEFGQRHFIVTDPAGVLVDVITEIEPSAEYAVDFADVTS; encoded by the coding sequence GTGAAACTGTCCAGCTTCTACCCCGTCATCTGCGCCGACGCCGCGACCGTGGCCGCCACCCGCGACTTCTACGTCGAGCACTTCGGCTTCGAAGTCACCTTCGACTCGGGCTGGTACGTCAGCCTGCGTCGCGGCTCGTACGAACTCGGCATCGTCGACCACACGCACCCGTCAGTGCCGGAAGGCAGCCGCAGACCGGTTGCCGGGCTGATCCTGAACTTCGAGGTCGACGACGTGGACGCCGAGCACCGGCACCTGGTCGAGGAGGCCGGGCTGCCCCTGGCGCAGCCGCTGCGCAGCGAGGAATTCGGCCAGCGGCACTTCATCGTGACCGATCCGGCTGGCGTGCTCGTCGACGTGATCACCGAGATCGAGCCGTCGGCCGAATACGCCGTCGATTTCGCCGACGTCACCAGCTGA
- a CDS encoding serine/threonine-protein kinase, translated as MPGETFGPYRIEELLGRGGMGEVHRAYDTTHDRVVALKRLSASAGGDPGFRARFRRESRIVARLREPHVIPIHAYGEIDGRLYLDMRLVEGPDLKELTDTGPLAPARAVRIVEQVASALDAAHADGLVHRDVKPSNILVAPGDFVYLADFGIARSSSPTATAITASGAVVGTLDYMAPERFGEGTVDGRADVYALACVLYTNLTGRRPFAVEGTAAQIWAHLQEPPPRASRWNPSIPPTLDEVIIRGMAKEPDQRFPTAGALATAAKAALDQPVMPPRSPRRRPTLPAGLAVLVIASVVSALLLFRSDGSLVTGTAIAGATSSAPTPSGPSAPSTPSTPSSPSTPPSSTTTVNADLLDLLPAVYHGNPSCHVVEKADGALSTATCTQANQRHPTFSAPAEATFHLFADRASQDAFFRKLVTDRNIPRHDEHGGCRPRTQETHYALYYRDTGGPLPGDFTTCFDEAGAGQVWWVDTRTLTIGALIAPGQTSADALEQLDTWWNTMILATLN; from the coding sequence ATGCCAGGTGAGACCTTCGGGCCGTACCGCATCGAGGAACTGCTCGGGCGCGGCGGCATGGGCGAGGTGCATCGCGCCTACGACACCACCCACGACCGGGTCGTCGCGCTGAAGCGGCTGTCCGCGTCGGCCGGCGGCGACCCCGGCTTCCGCGCCCGGTTCCGGCGCGAATCGCGGATCGTCGCGCGGCTGCGCGAACCGCACGTCATCCCGATCCACGCCTACGGCGAAATCGACGGGCGCCTCTACCTGGACATGCGCCTGGTCGAAGGGCCGGACCTGAAGGAACTCACCGACACGGGCCCGCTGGCGCCGGCGCGGGCTGTGCGGATCGTCGAGCAGGTGGCGAGCGCACTGGACGCCGCGCACGCCGACGGACTCGTGCACCGCGACGTCAAACCGTCGAACATCCTGGTCGCGCCCGGTGACTTCGTCTACCTGGCCGACTTCGGCATCGCCCGCAGCTCGTCCCCCACGGCGACGGCGATCACCGCGTCCGGTGCGGTGGTCGGCACGCTCGACTACATGGCGCCCGAGCGGTTCGGCGAGGGCACCGTCGACGGCCGCGCCGACGTCTACGCGCTCGCGTGCGTGCTCTACACTAACCTGACCGGGCGGCGTCCGTTCGCCGTCGAAGGCACAGCCGCGCAGATCTGGGCGCACCTGCAGGAACCACCACCGCGCGCGTCGCGGTGGAACCCGTCGATTCCGCCGACGCTCGACGAAGTGATCATCCGCGGCATGGCGAAGGAACCGGACCAGCGCTTCCCCACCGCGGGCGCCTTGGCCACCGCAGCCAAGGCCGCACTCGATCAGCCGGTCATGCCTCCTCGCTCACCCCGCCGTCGGCCGACACTGCCGGCCGGGCTCGCGGTGCTCGTCATCGCCTCGGTCGTGTCCGCCCTCCTGCTCTTCCGAAGCGACGGCTCCCTGGTTACCGGCACCGCGATCGCCGGTGCGACCTCGTCCGCACCCACGCCATCAGGCCCCTCAGCTCCGTCGACTCCGTCGACGCCCTCCTCTCCCAGCACTCCACCGTCGTCGACCACCACGGTGAACGCCGACCTCCTGGACCTGCTTCCCGCCGTCTACCACGGCAATCCCTCCTGCCACGTAGTCGAAAAAGCCGACGGCGCACTGTCCACGGCCACCTGCACGCAAGCCAACCAGAGGCATCCGACATTTTCGGCGCCCGCGGAAGCCACCTTCCACCTGTTCGCCGATCGGGCGAGCCAGGACGCCTTCTTCCGGAAGCTGGTGACCGACCGGAACATCCCACGCCACGACGAGCACGGCGGCTGCCGGCCGCGCACGCAGGAGACGCACTACGCGCTGTACTACCGGGACACCGGCGGCCCGCTCCCCGGCGATTTCACCACCTGCTTCGACGAAGCGGGCGCCGGGCAGGTGTGGTGGGTGGACACCCGCACCCTGACCATCGGTGCACTTATCGCGCCCGGCCAGACCAGCGCCGACGCACTTGAACAGCTGGACACGTGGTGGAACACCATGATCCTGGCAACACTGAACTGA
- a CDS encoding DUF3817 domain-containing protein, whose translation MLTSPAGRFRLLALAEAVSWAGLLIGMLFKYVVVGNEIGVKIFGPIHGVIFVGYVIVALLVRESLRWDARTTVLALVASIPPFGTVLFERWDARTGRLERSAEPVASQ comes from the coding sequence GTGCTCACCAGTCCCGCCGGACGGTTCCGCCTGCTCGCCCTGGCCGAGGCGGTGTCCTGGGCCGGCCTGCTGATCGGCATGCTCTTCAAGTACGTGGTCGTCGGCAACGAGATCGGCGTGAAGATCTTCGGCCCGATCCACGGCGTCATCTTCGTCGGCTACGTGATCGTCGCGCTCCTGGTGCGCGAGTCGCTGCGCTGGGACGCCCGCACCACCGTGCTCGCGCTGGTCGCCAGCATCCCGCCGTTCGGCACCGTGCTGTTCGAACGCTGGGACGCCCGCACCGGGCGCCTGGAGCGCTCAGCCGAGCCCGTCGCGAGCCAGTAG
- a CDS encoding response regulator transcription factor: MIRVLIADDEPLITAGIRTVLESDAGIEVVAEAADGRTAVELARAHRVDVAVLDLNMPELDGLSAVRELPGVPVVILTAFGVEPNVRRAIRQQVAGFVLKNCTPDELIRAVHAAHAGKAYLSPEVARLVLDMVGTGDDGRRESAAARLAALSPREAEVLGLLAEGLSNADIGAKVHMSEATIKTYVSRILSKLDCANRVQAALLARDGLG; encoded by the coding sequence ATGATCCGGGTCCTGATCGCGGACGACGAGCCGCTGATCACCGCCGGTATCCGGACGGTGCTCGAATCCGACGCCGGGATCGAAGTGGTCGCCGAGGCCGCTGACGGGCGTACGGCGGTCGAACTCGCGCGGGCGCACCGAGTTGACGTCGCTGTACTCGACCTGAACATGCCCGAGCTCGACGGGTTGTCGGCCGTGCGGGAGCTGCCCGGCGTGCCCGTGGTCATCCTGACCGCTTTCGGCGTCGAACCGAATGTTCGCCGGGCGATCCGGCAGCAGGTCGCCGGGTTCGTGTTGAAGAACTGCACGCCGGACGAGCTGATCCGGGCCGTTCACGCGGCGCACGCGGGGAAGGCCTACCTCTCGCCCGAAGTGGCGCGGCTGGTGCTGGACATGGTCGGCACCGGCGACGACGGTCGCCGGGAGAGCGCGGCCGCGCGCTTGGCCGCGCTCTCCCCGCGGGAAGCGGAGGTGCTCGGGCTGCTCGCCGAAGGCCTGTCGAACGCCGACATCGGCGCCAAGGTGCACATGAGCGAGGCCACCATCAAGACCTACGTCAGCCGCATCCTGTCCAAACTGGACTGTGCGAACCGGGTGCAGGCGGCCCTACTGGCTCGCGACGGGCTCGGCTGA
- a CDS encoding sensor histidine kinase produces MGRVVIAVIAVLVDVVWLAPDRVAGAGWWAAPLFAGAIALLLLWRRAVAGFAVAAVLACLTGGGYALLLCTSYRAGQQAGSRRDYLTVGLAAAVYLGVQVAAGPQLVPKVVVLVASPMVVGRYFAQHRQLVAALDEHNRRLRAERDLLAERERLTERLRIARDMHDSLGHRLGLLSVQAAALEVGGAPDREAVRRLAGIARQATAELHELVGTLRRPGEVEGREPRLAEIVGLADEFRAAGMRVELRDEGEARQVEPEVEQAAYRVVEEGLTNAAKHAPGAEVQVSLRWEDDALLVSVRNELSSAAENTGRHGLAGLAERVALAGGLVHHERSDKEFRLTAMLPAPVKQEAEPRSLGRVRVAALVLAVVSMVAMVGPASAFGVAG; encoded by the coding sequence ATGGGCCGAGTGGTGATAGCCGTGATCGCCGTGCTGGTGGACGTGGTCTGGCTGGCGCCGGACCGGGTGGCTGGTGCGGGCTGGTGGGCAGCGCCGTTGTTCGCCGGTGCGATCGCGCTGCTTCTGCTGTGGCGCCGAGCTGTGGCGGGGTTCGCCGTGGCGGCGGTGCTGGCGTGCCTCACCGGTGGTGGCTATGCGCTCCTGTTGTGCACGAGCTATCGCGCCGGTCAGCAGGCTGGTTCGCGGCGGGACTACCTGACGGTTGGCCTGGCGGCGGCGGTCTATCTGGGTGTGCAGGTGGCGGCGGGCCCGCAGCTGGTGCCGAAGGTGGTTGTGCTGGTGGCGTCGCCGATGGTGGTCGGCCGGTACTTCGCGCAGCATCGGCAGCTCGTCGCCGCGCTCGACGAGCACAATCGCCGGCTCCGTGCCGAGCGCGACCTGCTGGCCGAGCGGGAACGGCTCACCGAACGCCTCCGAATAGCCCGGGATATGCACGATTCCCTCGGGCATCGCCTCGGGCTGTTGTCGGTGCAGGCCGCCGCGTTGGAGGTCGGTGGGGCACCAGACCGTGAGGCGGTGCGCCGCCTGGCCGGGATCGCGCGCCAGGCCACCGCCGAGCTGCACGAGCTGGTCGGTACCTTGCGCCGCCCGGGTGAGGTCGAAGGCCGTGAGCCGCGGTTGGCGGAGATCGTCGGTCTTGCTGACGAATTCCGCGCGGCGGGGATGCGGGTGGAGTTGCGCGACGAGGGTGAGGCCAGGCAAGTGGAGCCGGAGGTCGAGCAGGCGGCCTACCGCGTGGTCGAGGAAGGGCTGACCAACGCGGCCAAGCACGCACCTGGCGCCGAGGTTCAGGTGTCGTTGCGCTGGGAGGACGACGCCTTGCTGGTGAGCGTCCGCAACGAACTGTCGAGCGCAGCCGAGAACACCGGCAGGCACGGGCTGGCCGGGCTGGCGGAGCGCGTCGCGTTGGCCGGTGGGCTGGTGCACCACGAGCGGTCGGACAAGGAGTTCAGGTTGACGGCGATGCTGCCCGCCCCAGTGAAGCAGGAGGCCGAGCCGCGATCGCTGGGCCGGGTGCGCGTGGCCGCGCTGGTACTCGCCGTGGTCTCGATGGTGGCCATGGTCGGCCCGGCGAGCGCCTTTGGAGTCGCGGGATGA
- a CDS encoding ABC transporter ATP-binding protein, whose product MIEVRELSKRYGRATAVDNLSFTVRPGAVTGFLGPNGAGKSTTMRIVLGLDAPDTGEALVGGRRYATLRRPMSEVGALLDANAVHGGRSAYDHLLSLALTNGIGPARVREVLEQVGLSDVARKRAGKFSLGMKQRLGLAATLLGDPAVLLLDEPVNGLDPDGVRWIRELLRSLAADGRTVLVSSHLMSEMALTADRLIVIGRGRLIADTSVRELEARFQRGVFVRSPRALELTDALRNAGAEVVKESDEALSVHGMGVDGIGEIAAARSIPVYEVMPRSASLEEAYLELTADSVDYRAAR is encoded by the coding sequence GTGATCGAAGTGCGTGAACTGAGCAAACGCTACGGCCGGGCGACCGCGGTCGACAACCTGTCCTTCACGGTGCGGCCCGGCGCTGTCACCGGTTTCCTGGGACCGAACGGCGCCGGGAAGTCCACCACCATGCGAATCGTGCTGGGGCTGGACGCACCCGACACCGGCGAGGCACTCGTCGGCGGCCGCCGGTACGCAACCCTGCGGCGGCCGATGTCCGAAGTAGGTGCCCTGCTCGACGCGAACGCGGTTCATGGTGGTCGCAGCGCCTACGACCACCTGCTTTCCCTCGCATTGACAAACGGCATCGGCCCGGCGCGGGTGCGCGAAGTACTGGAACAGGTCGGTCTGAGCGACGTGGCTCGGAAGCGTGCCGGCAAGTTCTCGCTGGGCATGAAGCAACGGCTGGGACTCGCCGCCACCTTGCTCGGCGACCCCGCCGTCCTGCTGCTCGACGAACCGGTCAACGGCCTGGATCCCGATGGGGTGCGCTGGATCCGCGAACTGCTGCGGTCGCTGGCCGCCGACGGCCGAACCGTGCTGGTGTCGAGCCACCTGATGAGCGAGATGGCCCTCACCGCCGATCGCCTCATCGTCATCGGCCGCGGACGCCTGATCGCCGACACCTCCGTTCGTGAACTCGAGGCACGTTTCCAGCGCGGCGTTTTCGTCCGCTCCCCACGCGCTCTCGAGTTGACAGACGCCCTCCGAAACGCCGGTGCCGAGGTCGTCAAGGAAAGCGACGAAGCACTGTCTGTGCACGGAATGGGCGTTGACGGCATCGGAGAAATAGCCGCCGCACGCAGCATCCCGGTGTACGAGGTCATGCCCCGCAGCGCGTCGCTGGAAGAGGCGTACCTGGAGCTGACCGCGGACAGCGTCGACTACCGGGCGGCGCGATGA
- a CDS encoding ABC transporter permease, with protein sequence MTAALAAEWHKLRSVRSTQYVLGMVLCSVVVGAVLAWAWGRTWDSMTIERRSSLSDGSIEETLLPVLQLCLGILGSLTITAEYATGLIRTTLTVLPRRTSVFTAKAITISALSLVAGIGATFAIHLISKAIFGDRDFPGYHDLASEAPGLLGAGTTVGLVALIGLGAGTVLRSTAGAVSLLVLLLFVLPMISGFLPEPWRERISSTLLTNPASALGLAVVFLAVATVLIHRRDVG encoded by the coding sequence ATGACCGCGGCACTGGCCGCCGAATGGCACAAACTCCGTTCAGTGCGGTCGACCCAGTACGTGCTCGGCATGGTGTTGTGCAGTGTGGTCGTCGGCGCGGTCCTTGCCTGGGCGTGGGGACGGACGTGGGATTCGATGACGATCGAACGCCGCAGTTCGTTGTCGGATGGTTCCATCGAGGAGACCCTGCTTCCCGTTCTCCAGCTCTGCCTGGGCATTCTCGGGTCACTCACCATCACCGCCGAATATGCGACCGGCCTGATCCGGACCACCCTCACCGTGCTACCGCGCCGGACTTCTGTCTTCACGGCAAAGGCAATCACAATCAGTGCCTTGTCGCTCGTCGCAGGCATCGGCGCAACCTTCGCCATCCACCTGATCAGCAAGGCGATATTCGGCGACCGTGACTTCCCCGGCTACCACGATCTGGCCAGCGAAGCACCTGGTTTGCTCGGCGCCGGAACAACGGTCGGGTTGGTGGCGTTGATCGGTCTCGGTGCCGGAACAGTGCTGCGATCCACGGCCGGTGCTGTTTCCCTCCTTGTGCTGTTGTTGTTCGTCTTGCCGATGATCAGCGGGTTCCTGCCGGAGCCGTGGCGTGAACGAATCAGTTCGACCTTGCTGACCAATCCAGCTAGCGCGCTCGGGCTGGCCGTCGTGTTTTTGGCCGTCGCCACCGTGCTGATCCACCGGAGGGATGTCGGATGA
- a CDS encoding ABC transporter permease has protein sequence MTGILRSEWVKLRSVRSTYVILTIVPAILGLVALMTMTVVNFWDATPARRDTVILSPLTGFTSWLAGVGLAILGVLAITSEHSSGLIRTSFTAVPQRTKVLAGKALVLAAVAFSVGQIVEFGSFFLSRAMIGDRIVVGHTSTLAEEAPRMLAAGSIAVVYAMLGLGLGTLLRSTAGAISALVAYWYVAPLVTQKLPGEWASWTTSVMLTHLPEQLAGSGKFGMGPELVLSQAGAAVAIVLYVTLALGSAAIVLRRRDA, from the coding sequence ATGACTGGGATCCTGCGCTCGGAATGGGTGAAACTGCGATCGGTTCGCTCCACCTACGTGATCCTCACAATCGTTCCTGCCATCCTCGGCCTGGTCGCTCTGATGACCATGACCGTCGTGAACTTCTGGGACGCCACACCCGCTCGCCGCGACACCGTCATCCTCTCCCCGTTGACGGGCTTCACCTCGTGGCTGGCCGGCGTCGGCCTGGCGATTCTCGGTGTCCTGGCAATAACCAGCGAACACTCCAGCGGTCTTATCCGCACCAGCTTCACCGCGGTACCTCAGCGGACGAAGGTGCTCGCGGGCAAGGCCCTGGTGCTTGCCGCGGTCGCGTTCTCCGTCGGTCAAATCGTCGAGTTCGGCTCGTTCTTTCTGAGCCGGGCAATGATCGGTGACCGCATCGTCGTCGGTCACACGAGCACACTCGCCGAAGAGGCCCCGCGGATGCTGGCCGCAGGCTCAATCGCCGTTGTATACGCCATGCTGGGACTTGGCCTCGGCACGCTCCTGCGCTCGACTGCCGGCGCAATCTCGGCGCTCGTCGCATACTGGTACGTCGCTCCACTGGTCACCCAGAAGCTGCCAGGTGAATGGGCGTCCTGGACGACGTCGGTCATGCTCACCCACCTTCCGGAGCAGTTGGCCGGGTCTGGAAAGTTCGGGATGGGGCCGGAGCTGGTTCTTTCCCAGGCAGGTGCGGCGGTCGCGATCGTGCTCTACGTAACGCTGGCCCTCGGCAGTGCGGCGATCGTGTTACGGCGCCGAGATGCCTGA
- a CDS encoding HNH endonuclease signature motif containing protein yields MKRSQFFSLSSAAIQGFDDSSVVDALFSAKRLSAQLEAIELRAIHRLTELRGDTRSVVDEVAFELSLSRRAAENLVRLARDVMHRLPNVLAAMEAGALSRLAAEKISDVVAPLPDDLAGKVDVALVGRITAKDAGQIRRITRDLVHKIDPDGAEARARARRSDRRVEIRHRDDSMAQLAAELPAEVASTIYARVNRIARTMRSRKEKRTMDQLRADVFAELLLGERTGAPRAEVFIHVAADAALGITDRAAELVGHGPIPASIARDIMKQPNSVWRKVITDPASGAPLDVGRSRYRPPAHLADYVRVRDRVCRMPGCHHPAQCADLDHNRERVKGGDTSCQNLCVLCRSHHRLKDAPGWKFDLNRETGELTITTPTGRSRTTKPTPLFPASPQQARAA; encoded by the coding sequence ATGAAGCGATCCCAATTCTTTTCCCTCAGTTCTGCTGCTATCCAAGGGTTCGACGACAGCTCGGTTGTCGACGCCCTGTTCAGCGCGAAGCGGCTGAGCGCGCAGCTCGAAGCGATCGAACTGCGCGCGATCCACCGGTTGACCGAGTTGCGTGGCGACACGCGTTCGGTCGTCGACGAGGTGGCATTCGAGCTGTCTCTGTCGAGACGCGCCGCGGAGAACCTCGTCAGACTCGCTCGCGATGTCATGCACCGCTTGCCGAACGTGCTAGCGGCGATGGAGGCCGGTGCCTTGAGCCGACTTGCCGCAGAGAAGATCTCCGACGTGGTGGCACCGTTGCCGGACGACTTGGCCGGCAAGGTGGACGTTGCCCTGGTCGGCCGGATCACCGCCAAAGACGCTGGTCAGATCCGGCGCATCACCCGCGATCTCGTCCACAAGATCGACCCGGATGGTGCCGAAGCGCGAGCGAGAGCACGAAGATCGGATCGAAGGGTCGAGATTCGTCATCGTGATGACTCGATGGCGCAGCTGGCCGCAGAGTTGCCCGCCGAGGTGGCCTCGACGATCTACGCTCGAGTCAACCGCATTGCTCGGACCATGCGGTCCCGCAAGGAAAAGCGCACCATGGACCAGCTTCGTGCCGACGTGTTCGCCGAGTTGCTCCTGGGGGAGCGTACTGGTGCGCCTCGTGCCGAGGTGTTCATCCATGTGGCGGCAGACGCGGCATTGGGCATCACCGATCGGGCCGCGGAGTTGGTGGGGCATGGTCCCATCCCGGCCTCGATCGCGCGCGACATCATGAAGCAACCGAACAGCGTCTGGCGCAAGGTGATCACGGATCCCGCCAGCGGGGCTCCACTGGATGTGGGACGTTCCCGGTATCGGCCACCCGCTCACCTCGCCGACTACGTGCGAGTGCGAGACCGGGTGTGCCGGATGCCGGGCTGTCACCATCCGGCGCAGTGCGCTGACCTGGACCACAACCGAGAGCGGGTCAAGGGCGGCGACACCAGTTGCCAGAACCTCTGCGTGCTCTGCCGCTCCCATCATCGGCTCAAGGACGCGCCCGGCTGGAAGTTCGATCTCAACCGCGAAACAGGCGAGCTGACCATCACGACCCCGACGGGGCGCAGCCGTACGACGAAGCCGACTCCGCTTTTCCCGGCGAGCCCGCAACAAGCACGCGCCGCCTGA